NNNNNNNNNNNNNNNNNNNNNNNNNNNNNNNNNNNNNNNNNNNNNNNNNNNNNNNNNNNNNNNNNNNNNNNNNNNNNNNNNNNNNNNNNNNNNNNNNNNNNNNNNNNNNNNNNNNNNNNNNNNNNNNNNNNNNNNNNNNNNNNNNNNNNNNNNNNNNNNNNTCTTTCTCTTCAGTGGTGCGGTGATCGAAGCTCGATGCCAGGTGGCAGGAGGGGTGGCCGGCCCTCTTGTTTACGCAGAACCGGGGGATGTTTTGGAGTTCGCGGGTTTTCCCTAATATTTGAGGCTTGATGGATTATTTTTTGGTTCGCCAGAAAAGAAAACACCATCGGGGATGGGCCTTTAAATCGCATGTCTCTTGGGCGCTACAGTTTTTTTTGGATGCCAGAAAGAAAACTAGAGATTTTTTGGGATAGATTAGAGTACGAGTAGCTCTTAAACCTGGTCCATGCGCACCCTTATCTCATCTTCCTGCCGCATACTCGACCCAAAGAGATCCCCTCGCTCTCACACACCCAGTGATGCTGGCCATCTCCCCTGTCACACCCCGCCAATGGCATCCATCCCCTCCCTCGCCGTCTccggcgccgccaccgccgtccCAGCCGTCGTCGCTGCCAAGCCCCTGCCCAGCTCCGCCGGCTTCGACAAGGTGACTTTCTCTTCTCTgttttcttccccttcttccctgGACCAAGAAAGATTGCCGTGTGCTTCAGCAGGCCTCATTCTTTTTCTTTCACCATTGCATATTCGCAGGGCGGTTCTTATCAGAGGAGCACCCAAGCAGCGGAAAATGGCAGATTGGAGAGTGAGAGCCCCCCTCGTCCGCTAGACGCCCAGGAAGCAATGAGCATGCTGAAGGACGGCCGGACTGTGCAGTCGGCGATGTACGTGCCCCTGCTGCACCGGTGCGTCGAGACCAGAGGCCTCGGCGCCGCCAGGGCCCTGCACGGCCACATGGCGAAGACCGGAACCGTCGCGGACATGTTCGTGGCGACGTCCCTGGTAAACGTGTACATGAGGTGCGGGGCGAGCCGGGACGCGCGCAgcctgttcgacgaaatgcccgagAAGAACGTGGTCACCTGGACGGCGCTGATTACAGGATATACTCTGAACTCTGAAGCGGTGCTGGCGCTGGAGGTGTTCGTCGAGATGCTCGAGCTTGGGAGGTACCCGTCGCATTACACGCTGGGCGGCATGCTGAACGCGTGCTCTGCCGCGCGCAGGATCGATCTGGGCCAGCAGGTCCATGGCTACTCGATCAAGTATGGGGCTGATACCATCACGAGCATGGGCAATTCACTTTGTAGGATGTACTGCAAGTCTGGAGACTTACAATCTGGTCTGAGGGCCTTTAAGGGGACCCCTGACAAGAATGTGATCACCTGGACGACGATGATATCGTCCTGCGCCGAAGACGAGAACTACCTCGAGCTTGGGCTGAGCTTGTTTCTCGATATGCTCAAGGGAGGGGTGACGCCGAATGAGTTCACGTTGACCAGTGTCATGAGCTTGTGTGGCGCGAGGCTGGATATGAATCTCGGCAAGCAGGTCCAGGCTTTCTGCTACAAGGTTGGGTGTGAAGCGAATCTTCCAGTGAAGAACTCCACAATGTACCTCTATCTCAGGAAGGGCGAAACGGACGAGGCTATGCGGTTGTTTGAAGAGATGGACAGCAGCAGTATTATCACGTGGAATGTAATGATCTCCGGGTATGCTCAAATCATGGACTCGGCAAAGGATGACCTCCATGCTCGTTCCAGAGGGTTCCAGGCACTCAAATTGTTCCGTGATCTCGTGAGGTCTGAATTGAAGCCTGATCTGTTCACCTTCTCAAGCATCCTGTCAGTCTGCAGCGCCATGATGGCCTTGGAGCAGGGTGAGCAAATCCACGCAACCACCATAAAGACTGGATGTCTGTCGGATGTTGTTGTGAACAGCGCACTGGTAAACATGTATAACAAGTGCGGATGCATCGAGTGTGGGACCAAAGCCTTCGTCGAGATGCCAACACGGACACCTGTCACTTGGACCTCTATGATTTCAGGGTACTCGCAGCATGGCAGGTCCCGAGATGCGATACAGCTCTTTGAGGACATGATATTATCTGGCGCCAAACCAAACGAAATCACATTCGTAAGTTTGCTGTCAGCCTGCAGCTATGCTGGTTTAGTAGAGGAGGCTGAGCGCTACTTTGACATGATGCGGAATGAGTATCATATAGAGCCTCTTGTGGACCATTACGGGTGCATGGTTGACATGTTCGTGCGATTGGGCCGGCTGGATGATGCATTTTCCTTCATCAAGAGAACAGGCTTTGAGCCGAATGAGGCCATCTGGTCTAGTTTGGTAGCTGGATGTCGGAGTCACGGGAACATGGAGCTTGCTTTCTACGCTGCTGATAGGCTCCTTGAGCTCAAGCCGAAAGTGATTGAAACATATGTCTTGCTGTTGAACATGTACGTGTCTACTGGTAGATGGCGTGACGTCGCTAGGGTGCGGAAACTGGCCAAACATGAAGATGTCGGGTTTCTCAGAGACCGTAGCTGGATTGCAATCAGAGACAAGGTGTATTTCTTTAGAGCTGATGACATGACTCACCCTCAAGCTACCGAGTTGTATCAATTGTTGGAGAATTTGCTGGAAAAGGCTAAGGCTGTAGGGTACGAACCGTACCAGAATGCTCCTGAGTTGTTATCTGACAGCACGGAGGGCGATGACGACAGGCCTGCTGCTGCTGCAGGTTCACTAATAAAGCACCACAGTGAGAGGTTAGCTGTTGCACTGGGGCTGCTCAAAACACCTCCTGGTGCGACAGTCCGTGTGACCAAGAACATCACCATGTGCAGGGACTGCCACAGCTCTATCAAATACTTCTCATTACTTGCAAACAGAGAGATTGTTGTCCGGGACAGTAAACGGCTTCACAAGTTCAAGGATGGTCGGTGCTCCTGTGGGGATTTTGGTGCGCTCCTCCTGTGATGCCGAAAAATCTCATGCGCACTGCGCTATTCTATTCTGAGAACATGACAATTTTTGCATTGGAAACAGGTTTGACTTACTCTGAAGAACTTGTTTACTGCAAGGTACGTACCAATGCCATGAGATGTCCGTTTGCTTGTAGATTTTTGTATGAAAGCATGATTTGTTCAGTCAGCATTGGTGACATATGAGTATATATGACCATGCATAAACCCAATCAGATTTCTGAGGTATGCTCACATCCTTAGCACTGTAGAACGGTGAATATTGTGTAACTGTTGTAAATGCTGGCCAATTAGGGTCAAGTTTCATTGTTTTAATTCGCAATGCTGACTCAAATTTTAAATTCTATGGCCCATAATTTGAGTGGAAGCATTGTGTACCATATGAAACAAATATGTTGTATGATACAATTTTTTTGAACTGTAAAGAGTATTTGTAGCATGTCTACAAATAATTGGAATATATACACACAAGATTTTATCCTGCTACCGGTATAGTTGCTCCCATGTGTGTTTCACACAACTTTTCTTCAGTCTCGTAGCACTTGGTCCTCTCTCTTCCTTCCGGCGGGAAAGAAGAAAAATAGGGCTCGATTCCGGTTGGGTAACGAAAAGGCTCTTCGATCCGGCAGCTGCCCACACCGCCGTTCCCTGTCCTTAAGTTCCGGTGCTTTTCCCTGCCGGAAGGATGGGAGGAAAGGTATGggaatgcagcagcagcagcaggaggagttggcggagggcggcgtcgggaagaggacgaaggttgcggCGGCGTTGGGAAGGGAGGAAGGTATTGTCACCATGAACCTTGGCATTCTTGACTGCCCCGTCTGCTTCCATCCCCTGCACCCCCCATCTTCCAGGTACCCCCTGTCCCTGTTGGTTCGTCTGTACGTGCTGTACCACTGAAACCCCACAAACTCCTTAAGGAAGGACGGTGCCAATTCATTTCTGCCGTAGTGGCAAAAACAAAACTCAGTTATTGATTTTCTTAGAGCAAACCTCTTTTATTTATTTGATCCTGGAATGGAACTTAGGTGCCAGGTTTTGGACCTGTGGTTTTGTAGTGGTAAGTTGCAAGTCAAGGTTGACATCTCTGAACAATTAGAACAAAAGCAGGCGTAAACATTAGCCCAGATGCCCAATAAATCAGTAATTTTTTCAGCAATTTATGTTGCCTTCAGTCCATATATGAATTGTAAAATCTTTCTGCTCATCATTGTTTGGATTCCCAAATGGGGAGTATCCTTGTTCTCTAGCAATCACTGGTTGGTCAAGAAATCGAATATGGATGGACAACTGAAGCGTTAAGCTCATCATTGCTCAGAAACTATAAACAAGGGAATGAATACTGTATTCCTGGAAGTATTGACATTTATCTATTTTTGCAGTAGGGGGGTAGGGTGGTTTGTATGAAAATTGGCTTCAACCACTTTGATGGCATATGTACAATCCGTCAGGTCTGGTCAGAAGTTCAGAACAGCAtcagaagtaaatatgcatgctgttCATCATTTTGGTTGTATTTTTGTCATTCACAATTAGCATTCAAgttaatttaagcatatcaattCATACATTTACAGTTTCATCTCCGTTCCTCAATGCACTGTTGGGCATGCTATATGTTCATCTTGCCACGAGAAGCTCCCTGACAAGTGCCACTGCTGCGCCATTCCCAGTCTACAATCGCTCCTACATGGTAGAACATGTCACTGAATCCATCAAAGTTGATCGAGGTCCACAACTCCGCATCTAACTGGGACCAACCGTCCGGGCGGGCGAAGTTGAGGAGCTTGTTACTTGTTAACATGATGGAGGTGCCCCTTGGCAGTGTCAGCCTCGCATTGATGGATCCAAGTTCAGATGCAGGCTGGCATTGTCATGCCCTGGAGTGTTATATCAGGATACAGTATTACCACTGCCCATGTAGCATTGCTTTTGACAGGTGAGTACTTCTAAGTCTCGGTTTTTGGAACTGTAGTGATGTTCTATCTGATTGCAGAGGACTGTTTGTACTCGGGGCAAAATTATTTGCCTGGAACCGTTGAAAGGAATTACACAATACATTACCCCTCAGAAGAAACCACACAGGGTATTCTCTGTCACTTGTGCCATCTTACGAGGTAGACAGTGGAATTCACTAACACTGAACCTACATCAGGCTtttcacatcctgagtatgttggctGTTCAAATTTTCAGAGTTAAAATGCCACATTTGTCGACCTTAGGTTTCTTCAATAAGATTCATTGTAGGATTAGCCAATCTTGACCATTGAAACTCGATTGTAGTCTTAGATAGTAACTCCATAGTTTCAGAAGAAAACATTAGTTCTACACTAGATATTGCCTGCCTGGCAGGTCCATCTCTATCAGTTACATCTTCTATCAGTTGAAATCTTTTGAGTCCTTATTATCTACAGGCAAGTCGAAGAGTCCCGGGAGATGAGCGTTAGTGAGCTTGGTCCTGCTGGTGATCCCGCGCGGCTTCTTCCTGGCCTTCTCCGGCTCTGGTTGCCGGCCGTGGATCTGCTCAGCGGCGTGTCTCTTGGCTGTGTCGGTGGCCGGCTTCTCGCCGTTCTTGCGGAGCTCCTTCTCGATGTCCAGCATGTCTACCGGCAGTTTGATGTCGTGGAACATCTTCTTGAGCTCGGCGTCCACCTCCATCCTCGACCTCGGGTCGTTGGGGTACGCAATCATGTCTCTCTCAACCGACAACAAAAAGATGTCACCGGAAGATTTCAGGGCCTGCAGATCCTCCAGCATGGTTGGGTAGGCGTCTTGCACCTCCGACACCGGGAGGCCCTCAGGGAAGCTTATGATCAGCGAGAGCAGCTCGTCTTTGCCCTTGACGTGGTGCGTGCGCTTGTACGAGTAGCGCTTCCCGTCGAAGCGCACCTTGAGGTTGTTCCTCAGGCTCTCGGCGACGGCGCCGTTGCCGTCGATGTCGACGTAGGTTTTTTCGTTGATCTGGTGCGCCGTGAGAGGTTCCCTTGTCCTCTCTAGCAGTGTGATGACATCTCTGATCTGTTTTCCGGCGGCGGACCTCCTCACTTCATTGATCTTCTGTAGCCGCGCTGTGTCATCGGAGAATCTGATCCGTGTTCCGGCGGCCAACTTCCTGGCGGTGTCCGTCTCTTTTAGCTGCGCCGTTTCGTCGGAGAGTCTGGCGGCAGGAACTGGCGGTGATGGTTTAGCGGCCGGCCTTGGAGATGGAGTTGCACCGGGTTGCTGCTGGGACGACGACGGCCTGgtggatgatgaagaagaagaggttttGGCTGCGGCGAGGGCGGATAGAGCCGCctggttcctctcctgctgcagccAGAACCTGGCGAGGCCATCGTTCAAGGCCATCGGTGCGTGGGTCAGTCCTTGATCAAGGAAAGAAGGATGGTCGGAGCAGTACGGCGGCGAAGGCTTCGAAGCGCGCTGCAGACGGCGACGGGAGGCAGCCCTGCACGAGAGTACTCCTTATTGTAGACGGAGGAGAGTAGGAGGAGGCAACGCGGTTTCGGATTCAAATAAACTGGGCCTGCTCACCTCTAGCGTCATCTCCACCTGCAAGCAAGACGGTTAAGGGCCCGTTCCTTTGGTGGCATTTTTCTAGAAGCCCAGCCGATATTTTTATAAGCCTAGTACTAGTTAAGTCTTAATTAGTAGgctttaaaataaataaatttggTTAAGCTTTTAGAATAAGATAGGTAGGGtgcagcttattctagaagccagCAAAAAAAGTGGCCCTAAGACCCATGGCTGATTAAATTTACACTTCAGAGGACATGCTGCCAGCACAGATGTTATATCTCGCACAAGATATATATCTTCTTATAGTGAAACAGAAGAAGCTCTCGCCTGAAGCGAGCTATATCTCGCTTATATGGCGAGATAAAATAAGCTCTCGGCTGAAACATCTGCAGTAACGGACCGGTCCATTAGCGTATATCACAGGTCTCCTCAGTTGTCGGTACCGGCGCCATTCGAGCCATTATCAAGTTCGTGATGAAATAGGAGGCGCGAGCTATTTGAGGCAAACGAGTCGGGTTTTCCACTTGTTTTCCaggttcttttctttttcttttttctttcttttctcaccGGGTTTCCTTTTTTTCActtgttttttttctttgtttctttctagttcactgtttttttctttattttttccttCGGTTTTGTTTGTTAATTTCACATATTTCAACAGTTACTATGTTATTTTCTAGGCTTTCACCATTTCCATTCGTTTTGCATTgacttttttcgttttcttttgtttttatagGTTTTCTTTTTTTTNNNNNNNNNNNNNNNNNNNNNNNNNNNNNNNNNNNNNNNNNNNNNNNNNNNNNNNNNNNNNNNNNNNNNNNNNNNNNNNNNNNNNNNNNNNNNNNNNNNNNNNNNNNNNNNNNNNNNNNNNNNNNNNNNNNNNNNNNNNNNNNNNNNNNNNNNNNNNNNNNNNNNNNNNNNNNNNNNNNNNNNNNNNNNNNNNNNNNNNNNNNNNNNNNNNNNNNNNNNNNNNNNNNNNNNNNNNNNNNNNNNNNNTCGCCTTTAGTTTTTTTGTTCAACACATGTTAATTGTGTGTTTGGTACACATGCAATATTTTTCTTATACAACAAAAATATCTTTCatatgcacatttaacatttttcaaatacatgattaacattttttgaaaacttacatttttttatgtctactttttttcatacacattgtacatttctgGTATATATAATACATTTtactacatgtttaacatttttaaaataaaaGATTAATATTTTGTAATACATgctcaacattttttatacacatttagcattttttttcaaatgcttgattaacatttttcagatacacattaatttttttgtatacatggtcaacattttctaTACAGatttaacattttttttaaatgttttatacacatttaacatttttaaatacttgtcTAATTTTTTTTAAAATGCTCTATTAACATTTTTGACACACAATATACATTTTTCGTGTACACCagaaacatttttatatacacatttaacatttttaagtACATAATCAACATTTTTTTCAGAGACATTGTATTTTATTGTATACATGACAAACAttttatacatatttaacattttttaaatgcttgattaacacttttcaaatgcttgattaacattttttaaaatacatgatcaacctttttcatacacattatatattttttgtataaaTTTTTCATATACATGAGAAACTTTTTCTCTATACAAATGTTTAACTGAATCTAAATCATTCTGATTGTGTGTTGCAGGGGACTACAAGGCCAACACACTACCATGTGCTCCACGATGAGATAGGCTTCTCCCCGATGAGCTGCAGGAGCTCGTGCACAGCCTCCCCTATGTATGTGCACTGAAGTTTCAATTACAAAAGTTTCCTGCAAAAGTTTTAGTTGGTAGTTTGGTACCTTTGCCTCTGATGATCATCGTTGCATTGCTCTGACATTTCAATGCATGTCAACTCATTgcaggtactccctccatccgaaaaagtttgtccctcaaatggatgtatctaagcaccaagttagtgctagatacattcatttgaggaacaatggtgttagatacatccatttgagaaacAAGTTTTGGGCAAGTTTTttttgaacggatggagtatcaggTAAGCAATGTTTTGCCACTAGTTGATTCCACAACGTAGGTGAAAGTGAAACAGGACGGCGTATCAGGGTCAGATTACCTGACAAACTATTGTTTTTGAGGGGAGATTACCTAACAAACCACGAGTAATTCACTAGGTAGGTTCAAGTGTTACCGGAATCGAGGGATTCAAATGGCGGCTGGGAACTGGGGTAGGGTGCTAGCACCTAGCTGCTGCAAATGCACTGTTCAAGTGTTCGGTAAGTTCAGAACAAACAGGTGTCTACATTCTTCAGTTATCCAACGGTCGTTTTCGGTGCGGGTAACGCCCCTGCGCTCCAACGGGCCAGACACGATCCAATCACTATTTTCTGTTTAGTCCTTGTTGAAGGCTCAACGGAACTCTCGGCTACATCCATGTCTAGATGTTGCTCAAAGCTTACAAGACAAAACAATGCATTCCAGTAGGGGATTCTATGTAAATTATCCTTGCTATCATTCCACTTCCAGAAAATTATCAAAAAATTATCcaattacccaacttcgacaagcaaAATAGATAATATACTAACTAGAACCACATGGACATAGCTGATAAGGGCACATACATAGAATGGAGTCTCAGAATTCTACTAGTACCAGATTGATTGAGTATAGGCTTTCCAACTGAACGGCATACAGCTTCTCTAGATTCATTTCAGCTCGAGGTACACGGGAGAATCCTGGGGAGACcacacagcgtccgagatgaacAGCGACGCACCCGCCTGGTACGTCTTCGTCAGCCGCCTGACGCTCGGTGTCTCGCTGCCGGACACAGAGAGAATGCCAATCCGCGTATGCACTTCGATCTTGTACTTGAAATCCTCCTTTTCGATCGGGTCGCTCATGAGGTGGATGACTGACAGCGCGTGCCCCGACAGGATGCTGCGGTCGACCACAAGGAGAAACACCGCCCTGCTGCCAAGGGACACCAGGCGGGCCACATCATCGGCATGCTGCGGTCGACCACAAGGAGAAACACCGCCCTGCTGCCAAGGGACACCAGGCGGGCTGGCTCATCGTTGCACATGCTCAGGGGGGAGAGGCTGCTGGCTGTGA
The Triticum dicoccoides isolate Atlit2015 ecotype Zavitan chromosome 3A, WEW_v2.0, whole genome shotgun sequence genome window above contains:
- the LOC119271734 gene encoding uncharacterized protein LOC119271734; the encoded protein is MALNDGLARFWLQQERNQAALSALAAAKTSSSSSSTRPSSSQQQPGATPSPRPAAKPSPPVPAARLSDETAQLKETDTARKLAAGTRIRFSDDTARLQKINEVRRSAAGKQIRDVITLLERTREPLTAHQINEKTYVDIDGNGAVAESLRNNLKVRFDGKRYSYKRTHHVKGKDELLSLIISFPEGLPVSEVQDAYPTMLEDLQALKSSGDIFLLSVERDMIAYPNDPRSRMEVDAELKKMFHDIKLPVDMLDIEKELRKNGEKPATDTAKRHAAEQIHGRQPEPEKARKKPRGITSRTKLTNAHLPGLFDLPVDNKDSKDFN
- the LOC119266711 gene encoding putative pentatricopeptide repeat-containing protein At5g52630 codes for the protein MASIPSLAVSGAATAVPAVVAAKPLPSSAGFDKGGSYQRSTQAAENGRLESESPPRPLDAQEAMSMLKDGRTVQSAMYVPLLHRCVETRGLGAARALHGHMAKTGTVADMFVATSLVNVYMRCGASRDARSLFDEMPEKNVVTWTALITGYTLNSEAVLALEVFVEMLELGRYPSHYTLGGMLNACSAARRIDLGQQVHGYSIKYGADTITSMGNSLCRMYCKSGDLQSGLRAFKGTPDKNVITWTTMISSCAEDENYLELGLSLFLDMLKGGVTPNEFTLTSVMSLCGARLDMNLGKQVQAFCYKVGCEANLPVKNSTMYLYLRKGETDEAMRLFEEMDSSSIITWNVMISGYAQIMDSAKDDLHARSRGFQALKLFRDLVRSELKPDLFTFSSILSVCSAMMALEQGEQIHATTIKTGCLSDVVVNSALVNMYNKCGCIECGTKAFVEMPTRTPVTWTSMISGYSQHGRSRDAIQLFEDMILSGAKPNEITFVSLLSACSYAGLVEEAERYFDMMRNEYHIEPLVDHYGCMVDMFVRLGRLDDAFSFIKRTGFEPNEAIWSSLVAGCRSHGNMELAFYAADRLLELKPKVIETYVLLLNMYVSTGRWRDVARVRKLAKHEDVGFLRDRSWIAIRDKVYFFRADDMTHPQATELYQLLENLLEKAKAVGYEPYQNAPELLSDSTEGDDDRPAAAAGSLIKHHSERLAVALGLLKTPPGATVRVTKNITMCRDCHSSIKYFSLLANREIVVRDSKRLHKFKDGRCSCGDFGALLL